CTGGTGGCGGGCACTTTATGAAGGTCTTTAAGGGAAAGCAGTAGCAGTTCACCTTCCGCGTAGGCCATAGGTAACACCTGCATCTCCCTCCTCTCCCCCTCACTCCCCCTCACTCCCCTCTCCCCTCTCCCCCGCTCCTTTCCTCTTTCTGTCCCTTCCCCTCCTGCTTTTACTTTGTTGTCATGAGTACGTAGCACAAAATTCTCAAGAGTGACGGATATTCTCGGAGTTGAAATTACCATTTGGATCGCTTATGAGTAGACAGGATCaagtttgtgttattttgagCTTTTAAAACTCTTTTCGGTGCTTTGCTTTTTTAATTCAATGACTGTATCCACGCTATGTGGGAAGGAAGGATGCTCTGCTTAATTGCACATTTGGTTAATCTATTGTGAAACAAGTCTATGATATGGTTTTCTTTTTAGCCAGGTGGTGTCATGAATTGAGTTGTACGGTTAAATTCTCTAAAGTTGTACCCCAACAAAAATCGGATTGTCGGATTCTTTCACCTTGTTAGATCCTTTGTCAAAAATACGTTGACCATGATCTAAAGGTTAAAGAATATGGATTATATAATACTCCGAAGCACCATAGAATTTTCGAAATGTGACAAAAATTTATTCACTTCTCTGCCAATAATAATTACCAAGGGCATTGTTCTATTGTGTCAACCGGAAGAGAATTTTTGCACCGGTTTAACCCAGCTTTCCAATAAGCTCTTAAAAAtcttggaagatgtgttggtttACGACTCTGCACCAAGTCTCCTTGTAGGGAACTTTCTTGATGCTCCGGAGTATCCGGTACTTCGGAGTAGGgatgggcacgggccgggccgtgCCCCAAATTTAGAGGAGTCGGACTGAACCTGTTTTAAAATGCAACGGGGTGGGGTGGGACTGGCTTACGAATTTTGATTTGTGGAACCGGGCCTAACATGGCCCATTTGAATTGGGCCGGGTCCATGGGTCCAAatccttttttccttttttcattttttaagttttggATTGGTATATGAACATTCAGCTGCAGTATCATAGGAAGACAAATAATTTCTGGGCCAATATGTTCGCATGTCTAGAGCTAGCAATACGAACGCATGCCAACAAAAGTTGCAGAAAGAAAAGGTCAAATCGAGATAGTGGGGATTGCGGGCTCGACCAAGTGAGAAAGAAATTCAATCCCTTGATCCAATCCATTCGTTTCATATTAGAGACGGGCCGGTCCGGCCCCCGTGCTTCCTAAGTTTTGGACTCGCCCCGTCCCGCCCCATTTCTTCTTTGATAAATTTGTACCCCCCCCCCCGGGGAATCGTGAGTACCAAATCCTGGACTCGTTTGTCCACCCCTACTTTGAATCACTTAAGAATTTTTGCTTCTTGTAGTGTTCctttagttttgtagaatgattATAAAACTGGCAAGTCCTGAAAGTAGGATGGTGGTGGTTGACAGAGAAAAATAATTATCACCAAGGGACGCAAAACACCAAATTTACCTCCACAAGACTTTGCGATCGAAAACCTTTTCTCCTAAACAAAATCtggtttctctttttttttcttttctttttcttgtggCACAAATGAGAGCAGAAAGAGGGAGAAACGAACCTAGGACCTTTTGTGCGAGATAAGTGACTGATCTAGCATGCAACTCCTATGGAAAGCAAGTATTTTTATGCATAAGACTGAGTCAATTTGATTTCTAAAAAGGATTCCCAATCCTTAACTTCCAAGGAATCCGTAAACTGTGGTtgtgattgattgattttctcAATCTTTTCTACCTTGGTTCCATAAGAGCAACTTAATCGCTTTAACTACAAATTTCTTGCAAAATCCGACTTTCTTcgtaaacaaataaaagaaaaaactaattcacgaaaaagaaataaataaagagagagaaaaaaaagactGGGCCAGACATGATGTAGAAAGCCCAAGCCCAAATACCCGAACACCCGAACACCCAAAACCCATTATGATTCGATGACCATTGTTTCCGGTGATGTCGtatattttctctcatcttcaaCAATCTTTGCAGTCGTACCAAAAACCAAAACACCCAAAATGGCGGTGCTCATTACTCTGTCTGTCGCCGGAGCTGGTGCTGGATTCCGGTTCTCCGACGACCTCCAAAAGCTGGGTTGTCTTCAACCCAGGCTCTGTCAAAGTCCCACCACGATTTTTCCTCATAAGTGCTTGCACTGCAAGTGCTTTTGGCAAGCGCCTAGAAGCAAGAACTTAAATTTGAAGTCCAGGGAATTGCCCAGATTGCGTTTGGCTCGCGCCAAGGAAGCTGAAGATAGTTTCACTCCGGTATGTGATTTCGTTTTTCGGGTTTCCAAATCCATGTGACTAGCGTTAAAGGTTTTGAATTTTGTGTAATTTCTGCTACTAAATGAAcatatttatgattttttatttttttgaagctTATCTTGTAAATATTCAAACTTTTCgtatgatgttttttttttcttgtattgtTTTGTATAGAGTCGTTGTTTTATGAGAAAAGAAGTAAAACTTGTaagggttttttttaatttttgtgattTGTGTTCTGTCGTTTTAAACCTTGAATGCTTAGCTGAATCAATGGCACATTGCAGAATGTAAGCGAAGATACAGACGATATGTTTGATGACTTGTTTGATAAATATGGAAAGGTGGTATATAGTAGCAATGACAGGAAGTCACCTAGCACAGAGCTTGATGATGATGCTGAAAGCTTATCATGTAAGCTCATATCGTAAGCAATCTGAGCTAGATTCTTTGTTTCGGCCTTAATGTTACACGGGCAACTGATATGAAGATTCTTTCTAGTTTTCATTATTATAATCTCTAGCGTTATGAACctagaccttcaaaatatgcTTATTTTATGAAGCTGATTAGTGATTTCCTGCAATCTATTTAGTTGCTGTTGCAATGGCCAACGTTGCAAATGACGTAAAAGCAGGAGATATAAAGGTCCTATTTGTGAAGCCTCTTGTGTATTGGACTCGGTTTTTTATTATTGCCACAGCATTTTCTCGTCCGCAAAGTGATGCAATTGCGTAAGTGCTTCAAACTTTAAATTTTTGAATGTTTATGTTTGATTTGCATGATAAATTGTGTGGCAGACTTGGAAGAAATATTTGATTTGATCTTTATGCTGCAATTAAGGTCCCGGATAAgagatctggcagaggagaagtATGGAAGAGTTTCATCTGGGGACTCAAAACCCAACTCATGGACCCTGTTGGATTTTGGTGAGTTTTATTCCTTCACATTgtagtgaaattttttaatcATGGCTTAATTGGAAATATGGGATGTGACGTTGAACTCATTTTAGATTTACATTGATGCAGATTCCATGggtaataatatataatatgaacCTTGTGCTTTTATTTTGCTTACCTATTTACTATATCCTTCTACTCCATTCATGGTTTTTGGCAACTGGGATGTGGTACCTGTTTGAAATTGTTATCGCAGTGCTAATGTGAAACAATTCCTGTTGTTTGATTGATGTGGGAGTAACTATTTCCATATGGTAGTATCTGAGCTGCCTATAACTTTCTTATATGACCCTTTTGACTTATTTAGATGAAACGTGTTATTAGCcagtcaaatttttattttttgagtgcATAAGCTTGAGTGAAAAACAATGAATATGTTGGCAGTGACTATTGCCAAGACAGTCCCAGTGCCCATAGCACCCACCAACATATTCAATGTCCCCAATTAAGCTTTGATGTTACTCTGCTTTGTGAATTTCAACCCCATTCTTCTCAAGTTTTTCTTCTTGCGTCATAACTATGCATAAAGGGATTACATTCTGTACTGAATTGTGTCTTCTGTTCTAGAACTTCAAGACATGGCTGCATGTTCTGTTAGGTTCTAGCTGTTATACATTTTAAATTGGGAAGTATTGTAGCATCAGTCTGTTGGGAACTTGATTTTGCTAGTCATAAGATACCTGAAAATGTTGTTTTCCGGTCATGATTTTGGTGTCCTCAGACATATTTGCACAGCTATGGGGTCAATCATTAGGTGTCTGGTGATTCGTTGTAAGCGTGAGAGTGTGGTTGCAGTGTCTTTCTAGAAATTGTTAAATTCGCTGACAGATTCTTATTCAAGAATTCTCGATCTAACCCAGAATGCTTCACTCGTGTCTTATTTCAGGTGATGTtgttattcatatatttcttccGCCACAGCGAGCTTTCTACAACTTGGAAGAATTCTATGCTAATGCTACGCCCGTTAAATTGCCTTTTGAAAACCAGTCACCATTTCGAGGCTGAGAAAAGCCTTGAATTTACGCGGAAAATTCAAACCGAGTGCTGTGGATTGCTACTGCAGATCTGTAAACCTCTACCAGTTTTGGGCCCTTGAACTACTGTCTCACTTGCAGAGTGACAGAAGGTTACTGAACAGGGTTTCTTGGCAATACCAGTTATAAAATGCAGCGGGCACGTTGTATTGTGTAAACACTAACGCAACTTTAAGGAGTGCTTCTGTTTTCTCGGGGCATCCAAACGACCCGAGGCTTGTATGTACCGACCGTGCGCGGTTATGTTTAGAATCTTGAAAAACTAGGTGTCTGTATTATTAACCGTGAAATATAAGTTGCACTGTATAAAACAGAGTACAAGATTGGTTAGAGGAAGATCTACCAACAAGATCAGGTGCTCTCTCTTTATTAATCTACAACTCGCACTGGAAAGCATTGAAATTCGAATTACAAGTGTAGTATTACAGCATCAAAACCTACACCATTTCATTCAGCGCTTTTCCGATCCTATTGCTCCCGACACGATACATGTAGCAGATGAAGGTTCCAAATACATGGTGTTCGCTTTGTCAACTTTTCTCAAAATGTCTATACAAACCGAAAACTTAGTATGGGCAGTATGAGTCACGATTGTCATCCTACGAGAATCGCGTGAAGTTGGACCACGCTTCTCGGTGCCGTGTATTGGAAGTTACCAGTACTGTTATCGGCCATCAAAGTCGAGTCAAACAATTCCTGcagggagagaaaaaaaaaaggatgaatATCAGTTCGCATAGTAGACATCAAATTTAATGAGGGAAATGCAGCCCAAATGAGCTATATCAGGGAAAGAACTGCAATACAACTAATTGTCCAATTCTGTGTTGCATTTACACAACAGAGAATTAACATATATCCACGGAACTCCTGCAACGAAAAATATCACCATTGGCAAAGTTTACTTTTCTGTTCTTAATTCTACCACAGAGAGAAGCATATAACTTCTATTCCTAGCACAATCTTTAGACACTACGTTTCACTGGCATATATCCTATTATGATTTCACATATAATGTGTGCGCCAAGAGAAATAATATGTGATTATCTGCAAAGCATTGAACTAAAGAGAGGAATATAATGTGTAAGGATGCTTGGTTATTTAAATACTAACTTTTTTACTTGATTGCTAGAATGGGACTTACAGTTACAATTAACCGAGTGTTGACTGGCCAGCCTGTCCAGGTTCAGTTAGACTTAACTCCATATCATGAGTGGCTGTCCAACCAGGTTCATAGGCTTCAAGGAAACCGATCTTTGCCTTGTTGGGGAGATCATGGGGATGAACAAATGGCACCCCGTGTGGCCACCCAATCTCCATTCTTATATTGGCACAGGGGCTATCAACTGTCTGAATGTGATTCTCACACTCCTTCAGGTTGCAGAACCTCAGCTTGATTCCCTTCTTGTCTGCAATGTCTTGAACCCTTTCCTTCAGGACTCTCTGGGCCTCAACCCGTAATCTCTTGGAAGGTGGCAAAGGTTTGGTTCTTTCACTCTTTCTCCTCCTCAACAAAGGCTTCATAGATCCTGTACCAGCATTTCATCGACCCAAGGACCTGCTGTTAAAAGCTTCTCACTAAGAGATACACATAAACACGTGCAATCCAATATCAAGAGGATTCAAGAGACAGAGATAATTTTAGAAGATAAAACTAGATTGAAGATCCTTGTTTATGACAGCAGAAATGTGAAAACTATTAAGTAGTTGATGATTACTATCAATAGAGCCGGACTTAATTTAGCTTATACATTGAACTTATTTTTGGTGTGTGCATATGCTTCAGTCAGTAAGACCAATCCTAATTAAAGTAAgctgtcattaaaaaaattgcaTTATGAAATCAATTTACAGTATGTAACAAGCAGGCAATTGGTAAAGAAGATTAAATGCAGCATACCATCTTGTGCTGCATGGAAATTGGAACTTTGGAAACCATGTCTGTTAAAGAGTTGATCGGTGGGGTGGGATCTCTGCATAAAGTCATCAACCGCTACTGGAAGCTGGAACTGAGCTTCAACCCCATGACCAGCGGCTCTCATCTCTGAACAACTAAGACTGGTCATGGATTTAGGCATGAGTTTAAAAGCCAAAGAACATCGCCCAAACAAGTTGCTCTGTGTATTAGCAGTCTCCGTTCTCTGCAGTGCAGGGTTAACATATCCTGCAGTTGCCTGATAGAGTGCAAGTCCAGGGTAAACAATAGCTTCTTGAGGACCAAGATTTTCGTCCACAAGAACCCAACGACCCTGAAAGTCCTTTATGTGTAGACCAGCCTTGTCTGACTTGACAAGAGATATCAAGCTTTTGTCAACTTGATGCTCATGGTCAGAAAACATAACCAACTGGCCATCCTCTTGGGTCGTAAAACTATGGTGTTGTGTCCCCTGAAATGATGGCCTTGCATGACAACATACAGATAATACTGAAGAAGATATTTCCCGGTCTCTTAAGGGAACATTATCAAGTACTTCAGTAAATGGTGAGCTCCTCAAGTTCAAATAGAAGCTGATAGCGTCCAATATATCTCGAGCTGCCTTTGCAAGCAGTGGAAATATATCTGGTAAACCTGCTGGAGGAAATTCCATTGTGTTGTCGGGCTCTAAAGGAGTGAGTCCAGGTCTGTAATC
This genomic interval from Malus domestica chromosome 05, GDT2T_hap1 contains the following:
- the LOC139195754 gene encoding uncharacterized protein isoform X1: MVQLLWLQLRGQGVPKFSYQVYPKGVMASNGLPSLGRVKLTDLAPAEGLPSDSYRLSVSTLSQSLALYSAAIIQFPVSDGALLRSGLDSARLYFHQKASYPSADMVNNNDPRDWCKTSGYNADPQLWLETYDYRPGLTPLEPDNTMEFPPAGLPDIFPLLAKAARDILDAISFYLNLRSSPFTEVLDNVPLRDREISSSVLSVCCHARPSFQGTQHHSFTTQEDGQLVMFSDHEHQVDKSLISLVKSDKAGLHIKDFQGRWVLVDENLGPQEAIVYPGLALYQATAGYVNPALQRTETANTQSNLFGRCSLAFKLMPKSMTSLSCSEMRAAGHGVEAQFQLPVAVDDFMQRSHPTDQLFNRHGFQSSNFHAAQDGSMKPLLRRRKSERTKPLPPSKRLRVEAQRVLKERVQDIADKKGIKLRFCNLKECENHIQTVDSPCANIRMEIGWPHGVPFVHPHDLPNKAKIGFLEAYEPGWTATHDMELSLTEPGQAGQSTLG
- the LOC139195755 gene encoding protein Iojap, chloroplastic-like, yielding MAVLITLSVAGAGAGFRFSDDLQKLGCLQPRLCQSPTTIFPHKCLHCKCFWQAPRSKNLNLKSRELPRLRLARAKEAEDSFTPNVSEDTDDMFDDLFDKYGKVVYSSNDRKSPSTELDDDAESLSFAVAMANVANDVKAGDIKVLFVKPLVYWTRFFIIATAFSRPQSDAIASRIRDLAEEKYGRVSSGDSKPNSWTLLDFGDVVIHIFLPPQRAFYNLEEFYANATPVKLPFENQSPFRG
- the LOC139195754 gene encoding uncharacterized protein isoform X2, with protein sequence MASNGLPSLGRVKLTDLAPAEGLPSDSYRLSVSTLSQSLALYSAAIIQFPVSDGALLRSGLDSARLYFHQKASYPSADMVNNNDPRDWCKTSGYNADPQLWLETYDYRPGLTPLEPDNTMEFPPAGLPDIFPLLAKAARDILDAISFYLNLRSSPFTEVLDNVPLRDREISSSVLSVCCHARPSFQGTQHHSFTTQEDGQLVMFSDHEHQVDKSLISLVKSDKAGLHIKDFQGRWVLVDENLGPQEAIVYPGLALYQATAGYVNPALQRTETANTQSNLFGRCSLAFKLMPKSMTSLSCSEMRAAGHGVEAQFQLPVAVDDFMQRSHPTDQLFNRHGFQSSNFHAAQDGSMKPLLRRRKSERTKPLPPSKRLRVEAQRVLKERVQDIADKKGIKLRFCNLKECENHIQTVDSPCANIRMEIGWPHGVPFVHPHDLPNKAKIGFLEAYEPGWTATHDMELSLTEPGQAGQSTLG